One region of Streptomyces rishiriensis genomic DNA includes:
- a CDS encoding helix-turn-helix domain-containing protein, protein MTQSPAPLPPAKQRGHLREAASLTQAQVAERVGVSRETVHAWESGRTTPRGRRREAYAKLLASLTKADMVTNTQEAAPPPPVTVCLNSDPHHPETLEIPATLGAPATQEALPAPDTPETPDTPEAPETPEALEALEALEAPGAQLTGARGAALTPAQAFDALYAFCASALVRQAYLLSGRRELARESVERAFQRAWQRWPEVAVDRDPAGWVRATAYEYALSPWHRFRPRYRHPEPPPADAADRALLDVLLTLPAPYRRTLLLYDGVGLDLPETAAETEASTPATANRLLHAREAVAARLPELASPAALHRRLAEVASAERLRAAGPTTVRTGSEQRARFWTRAAIAFTVAIIGATALTVRTAPTRYEPAVPPGETVQGVPPRSAPGTLSDAELNLRAKLRSDLRHGPQRLIPLAE, encoded by the coding sequence GTGACACAGAGCCCTGCCCCACTCCCTCCCGCCAAGCAGCGCGGACACCTGCGCGAGGCGGCCTCGCTGACGCAGGCTCAGGTCGCCGAGCGGGTCGGCGTCAGCCGGGAGACGGTGCACGCGTGGGAGTCCGGCCGCACGACACCGCGCGGCCGAAGGCGGGAGGCGTACGCGAAACTGCTGGCATCGCTGACCAAGGCGGACATGGTGACGAACACCCAGGAGGCAGCGCCCCCACCCCCGGTGACGGTGTGCCTGAACAGCGACCCCCACCACCCCGAGACGCTCGAGATCCCCGCAACCCTGGGAGCCCCGGCAACCCAAGAAGCCCTGCCGGCCCCGGACACCCCGGAGACCCCAGACACTCCGGAAGCCCCGGAAACCCCGGAAGCCCTGGAAGCCCTGGAAGCCCTGGAAGCCCCTGGAGCGCAGCTCACGGGGGCCAGGGGCGCCGCCCTGACCCCGGCTCAGGCCTTCGACGCCCTCTACGCCTTCTGCGCCTCCGCCCTCGTACGGCAGGCATACCTGCTCTCCGGCCGCCGCGAACTCGCGCGCGAGTCGGTCGAGCGGGCGTTCCAACGGGCCTGGCAGCGCTGGCCCGAAGTGGCCGTGGACCGCGATCCGGCGGGCTGGGTGCGGGCGACGGCGTACGAGTACGCACTCTCCCCCTGGCATCGGTTCCGCCCCCGCTACCGGCACCCGGAGCCGCCCCCGGCCGACGCCGCCGACCGCGCGCTGCTGGACGTCCTGCTGACCCTCCCCGCGCCCTACCGTCGCACGCTCCTCCTCTACGACGGTGTCGGCCTCGACCTCCCGGAGACGGCGGCGGAGACGGAGGCGAGCACCCCCGCGACGGCGAACCGACTGCTGCACGCCCGCGAGGCGGTCGCCGCGCGGCTGCCCGAGCTGGCGAGCCCCGCCGCGCTGCACCGGCGGCTGGCGGAGGTGGCGTCCGCCGAACGGCTGCGCGCGGCCGGGCCGACCACCGTGCGGACGGGCAGCGAACAGCGGGCCCGCTTCTGGACCAGGGCGGCGATCGCGTTCACGGTCGCGATCATCGGCGCGACCGCACTGACCGTACGGACGGCCCCCACCCGGTACGAGCCCGCCGTACCCCCCGGCGAGACGGTGCAGGGCGTCCCCCCGCGGTCGGCCCCCGGCACGCTCTCGGACGCGGAGCTGAACCTGCGCGCCAAGCTGCGTTCCGATCTCCGGCACGGCCCGCAACGGCTGATCCCGCTGGCCGAGTGA
- the sucD gene encoding succinate--CoA ligase subunit alpha translates to MAIFLNKDSKVIVQGMTGATGMKHTKLMLADGTNIVGGVNPRKAGTSVDFDGTEIPVFGTVAEAIEKTGANVSVLFVPPAFAKAAVVEAIDAEIPLAVVITEGIAVHDSAAFYAYAVSQGNKTRIIGPNCPGLITPGQSNAGIIPGDITKPGRIGLVSKSGTLTYQMMYELRDIGFSSAVGIGGDPIIGTTHIDALAAFEADPDTDLIVMIGEIGGDAEERAAAFIKDNVKKPVVGYVAGFTAPEGKTMGHAGAIVSGSSGTAQAKQEALEAAGVKVGKTPTETAKLAREILAAG, encoded by the coding sequence ATGGCTATCTTCCTCAACAAGGACAGCAAGGTCATCGTCCAGGGCATGACCGGTGCCACGGGCATGAAGCACACCAAGCTCATGCTGGCGGACGGCACCAACATCGTCGGTGGCGTGAACCCCCGCAAGGCGGGCACGTCCGTCGACTTCGACGGCACCGAGATCCCGGTCTTCGGCACGGTCGCCGAGGCGATCGAGAAGACGGGCGCGAACGTGTCCGTCCTCTTCGTGCCGCCGGCCTTCGCCAAGGCCGCCGTGGTCGAGGCGATCGACGCCGAGATCCCGCTCGCGGTCGTCATCACCGAGGGCATCGCCGTCCACGACTCGGCCGCGTTCTACGCGTACGCCGTCTCGCAGGGCAACAAGACGCGGATCATCGGCCCGAACTGCCCCGGTCTCATCACCCCGGGTCAGTCGAACGCCGGCATCATCCCGGGCGACATCACGAAGCCGGGCCGCATCGGTCTGGTCTCGAAGTCCGGCACGCTGACCTACCAGATGATGTACGAGCTGCGTGACATCGGCTTCTCGTCCGCCGTCGGCATCGGTGGCGACCCGATCATCGGTACGACGCACATCGACGCGCTCGCCGCGTTCGAGGCCGACCCCGACACCGACCTCATCGTCATGATCGGTGAGATCGGCGGCGACGCCGAGGAGCGGGCTGCGGCCTTCATCAAGGACAACGTGAAGAAGCCGGTCGTCGGCTACGTCGCGGGCTTCACCGCGCCCGAGGGCAAGACCATGGGCCACGCCGGCGCCATCGTCTCCGGCTCCTCCGGCACCGCCCAGGCGAAGCAGGAGGCCCTCGAGGCCGCCGGCGTCAAGGTCGGCAAGACGCCGACCGAGACGGCGAAGCTGGCCCGCGAGATCCTCGCGGCCGGCTGA